One region of Rhodophyticola sp. CCM32 genomic DNA includes:
- a CDS encoding VOC family protein — protein sequence MTVKSDNPNIRSIKHMAFAVSDAEKALKAYAQFLHVPAETGITHFPKSGNKVALFYLGGIEYQLCQSTDPDGRFATWIRERGAEGLHHICYEVDNIDDALAHAKSQGAELRICQACGVYGSHAHPEGWVAFLDNDAGGIEIEFMQVYTPEQLAAYEKSGAEAV from the coding sequence ATGACCGTCAAATCCGACAACCCCAATATCAGAAGCATCAAGCATATGGCCTTTGCGGTCAGCGATGCGGAAAAAGCGCTCAAGGCCTATGCGCAGTTCCTGCATGTGCCCGCCGAGACCGGGATCACCCATTTTCCGAAATCCGGCAACAAGGTCGCGTTGTTCTATCTGGGCGGGATCGAATATCAGCTTTGCCAGTCCACTGATCCCGACGGGCGGTTTGCGACCTGGATCAGGGAGCGCGGCGCCGAGGGCCTGCATCATATCTGCTACGAGGTCGATAATATCGACGATGCCCTGGCCCATGCCAAAAGCCAGGGCGCCGAATTGCGCATCTGTCAGGCTTGCGGCGTCTATGGCAGCCATGCCCATCCCGAAGGCTGGGTGGCGTTTCTGGACAATGACGCGGGCGGGATCGAGATTGAATTCATGCAGGTCTACACGCCCGAACAGCTTGCGGCCTATGAGAAATCGGGGGCCGAGGCGGTATGA
- a CDS encoding carboxypeptidase M32 yields the protein MSYAGLTDVMGRVNDFLNAGSVLSWDARTMMPKAGADSRSRQLATLAVAARNLLCSDEAKRALDGAGAEIAGKPEDSPEARIVAQVREAIAYHERIPTELLRRKTELGSAAHEIWAEAREKADFSIFSGVLTTMVDINREMAQAIGYDDHPYDALMYRFEPGTTTAGLKALFARLREGMLPLVRAIAEADQPRSDFLFRAYPEQAQMQFALHMARRIGYDTDRGRLDTTVHPFEVSFTRDDVRITTRVNKTYMPMSLFGALHEAGHAMYEQGVDPAYTRTPLATDLISLYAVGGVSFGAHESQSRLWENHVGRSRAFWANHMGDIRAAYPGTLDDVTEEEFYRAVNRSEPSFIRVEADELTYDFHIMLRTDLESRLVDGSLDVADLPEAWNAAMKEYLGVDVPDDGQGVLQDVHWSSGQIGTFCNYTIGNIMAAQLFDTATGENPGIQTALDGADYAPLRNWLTDKVARHGRRYSRDELLEKATGRALDPEPYIAHLTRKFSDIYALV from the coding sequence ATGAGCTATGCAGGATTGACCGACGTCATGGGCCGGGTGAATGATTTTCTGAATGCAGGGTCTGTTCTGTCCTGGGATGCACGCACGATGATGCCGAAGGCCGGGGCCGACAGCCGGTCCAGGCAATTGGCGACCCTGGCGGTGGCGGCCCGCAACCTGCTGTGTTCCGACGAGGCCAAACGCGCGCTGGACGGGGCCGGGGCCGAGATTGCTGGCAAGCCCGAAGACAGCCCCGAGGCGCGGATTGTGGCGCAGGTGCGCGAGGCCATCGCCTATCACGAACGGATCCCGACAGAACTCTTGCGCCGCAAGACCGAGCTTGGCTCTGCCGCCCATGAGATCTGGGCAGAGGCGCGGGAAAAGGCGGATTTCTCGATCTTTTCCGGGGTCCTGACCACGATGGTCGATATCAACCGCGAAATGGCCCAGGCCATCGGCTATGACGACCATCCCTATGACGCGCTGATGTACCGGTTTGAACCGGGCACCACCACGGCGGGGCTGAAGGCGTTGTTCGCCCGCCTGCGGGAGGGCATGCTGCCGCTGGTCCGGGCAATCGCAGAGGCAGACCAGCCCCGGTCGGATTTCCTGTTTCGCGCCTATCCGGAACAGGCGCAGATGCAGTTCGCGCTGCACATGGCCCGGCGGATCGGCTATGACACCGATCGCGGGCGACTGGACACCACCGTGCATCCGTTCGAGGTGTCCTTCACCCGCGATGATGTGCGGATCACCACGCGGGTCAACAAGACCTATATGCCGATGTCTCTCTTCGGTGCCCTGCATGAGGCGGGGCATGCGATGTATGAACAGGGTGTCGATCCGGCCTATACGCGCACGCCTTTGGCCACCGATCTGATCAGCCTGTACGCCGTGGGCGGTGTCAGTTTCGGCGCCCATGAAAGCCAGTCGCGCCTGTGGGAAAACCATGTCGGGCGCAGCCGGGCGTTCTGGGCCAACCATATGGGCGATATCCGCGCCGCCTATCCCGGCACTCTGGACGATGTGACGGAGGAGGAATTCTATCGCGCCGTCAACCGGTCAGAGCCCAGTTTCATCCGGGTCGAGGCCGATGAGCTGACCTATGATTTCCACATCATGCTGCGGACCGATCTGGAAAGCCGGCTGGTTGACGGCTCCCTTGATGTGGCCGATCTGCCCGAGGCCTGGAATGCGGCGATGAAGGAATACCTTGGGGTCGACGTGCCCGATGATGGGCAAGGCGTGTTGCAGGATGTCCACTGGTCATCCGGTCAGATCGGCACGTTCTGCAACTACACCATCGGCAATATCATGGCGGCGCAACTGTTTGATACCGCCACCGGCGAAAACCCCGGTATCCAGACCGCGCTGGACGGGGCCGATTACGCCCCGCTGCGCAACTGGCTGACCGATAAGGTGGCCCGGCATGGCCGCCGCTACAGCCGGGATGAATTGCTGGAAAAGGCCACCGGGCGCGCCCTCGACCCGGAGCCCTATATCGCCCATCTGACCCGCAAATTCTCGGATATCTACGCTTTGGTCTGA
- a CDS encoding M24 family metallopeptidase produces MTGTAPKPLTPGFFAAARDRLRARAAAAGLDGLLLLRAPNLAYATGLFLSANERPMGLWLPISGDPILMLPGLERENAEGTGLGDLRFYEEFPGETPAVLWMLAQIGRKTIAIDHLDAVYLEAARGALHRLDLTDHAMRERSLKRPEEIALTVEAAGFADLFLSRLHTVAGDIISQGGTEADLMAAAMSHARGALMDRHKHAFAGTPMGITASVHSGPRAALPHGAVLERVPRPGDTLIAGIGASLGGYHAESGVTLVVGEISPEQRRIMQAMADCNDAAIAACAAHQTCTAVNDAALDRLRAAGLGDAIRHRIGHGMGLEGHEAPWLAPGDQTQICPGMIFSNEPGIYRPGRDGYRTINTMIVTETGVDIPSRFQTDTPIDVRVIAI; encoded by the coding sequence GTGACCGGGACGGCCCCAAAGCCGCTGACCCCGGGGTTTTTCGCCGCAGCCCGCGACCGGCTGCGCGCACGGGCCGCCGCCGCCGGGCTGGACGGTCTGCTTTTGTTGCGCGCGCCCAATCTGGCCTATGCGACCGGCTTGTTCCTGTCGGCCAATGAACGCCCCATGGGTCTCTGGCTGCCTATCTCGGGTGACCCGATCCTGATGCTGCCCGGGCTGGAACGCGAGAATGCGGAAGGCACCGGGCTGGGTGATCTGCGATTCTATGAGGAATTCCCGGGGGAAACACCGGCGGTTCTGTGGATGCTGGCGCAGATCGGCCGCAAGACCATCGCCATCGACCATCTGGATGCGGTGTATCTGGAGGCCGCACGCGGCGCGCTGCACCGGCTTGACCTGACGGATCACGCGATGCGCGAACGCAGCCTCAAGCGCCCCGAAGAGATTGCCCTGACGGTCGAAGCCGCAGGCTTTGCCGATCTGTTCCTGTCCCGTCTGCACACCGTCGCGGGCGACATCATCTCGCAGGGCGGGACCGAGGCCGATCTGATGGCCGCCGCGATGTCTCATGCGCGTGGCGCGCTGATGGACCGCCACAAACACGCTTTTGCCGGGACACCCATGGGCATCACCGCCTCGGTCCATTCCGGGCCGCGCGCCGCCCTGCCCCATGGCGCGGTGCTGGAACGGGTGCCACGCCCCGGCGACACGCTGATTGCCGGGATCGGGGCCAGCCTTGGCGGTTATCACGCGGAAAGCGGCGTGACCCTTGTTGTGGGAGAGATCAGCCCCGAACAGCGCCGGATCATGCAGGCGATGGCCGATTGCAATGACGCCGCCATCGCCGCCTGCGCCGCGCATCAGACCTGCACCGCAGTCAATGATGCCGCGCTTGACCGACTGCGCGCCGCCGGTCTTGGCGATGCGATCCGCCACCGGATCGGCCATGGCATGGGGCTGGAAGGCCATGAAGCCCCCTGGCTTGCCCCCGGCGATCAGACACAGATCTGCCCCGGTATGATCTTTTCCAACGAGCCCGGCATCTACCGCCCGGGCCGTGACGGATACCGCACCATCAACACCATGATCGTGACCGAAACCGGGGTGGATATCCCCTCCCGGTTTCAGACCGACACCCCGATCGACGTCCGCGTTATCGCAATCTGA
- a CDS encoding ureidoglycolate lyase, producing the protein MSGPILPLRPPDAAAFAPFGELVMPPDAPGTRRFYSDTLHSRHDTSAPVLHVNNVPPQSLPLVVSRIERHPYASQCFFPLDVSRYAVMVMPSDAKGGPCADKALAFLMPGTMGVIFNPGVWHLGATVLDRPGHFTVLMWRGGPVQDDEFRTIAPLTLIAPT; encoded by the coding sequence ATGAGCGGGCCGATCCTGCCGCTCAGACCGCCGGATGCCGCGGCCTTCGCGCCGTTCGGGGAACTGGTCATGCCGCCGGATGCGCCGGGCACGCGCCGGTTTTACAGCGACACGCTGCATTCACGACATGACACAAGCGCCCCTGTGCTGCATGTCAATAATGTGCCCCCGCAGAGCCTGCCGCTTGTTGTGTCGCGGATCGAACGTCACCCTTATGCGTCCCAATGCTTTTTCCCGCTTGATGTCTCGCGGTATGCGGTGATGGTGATGCCATCGGATGCAAAGGGCGGGCCCTGCGCCGACAAGGCTCTGGCCTTTCTGATGCCCGGCACAATGGGGGTGATCTTCAACCCCGGTGTCTGGCATCTTGGGGCCACGGTTCTGGATCGCCCGGGCCATTTCACCGTGCTGATGTGGCGTGGCGGTCCGGTGCAGGATGATGAGTTCCGCACCATTGCGCCACTGACCCTGATCGCGCCCACCTAA
- a CDS encoding Ldh family oxidoreductase, translating to MSQPIAMTNIDRSALRQFVAEGFEALGLTAGDAGIFADALIFSELRFHPGQGQGVARLRRYHDRISKGEVNPRAGWSIIKEGPALALVDAHNGIGTVAAAKAMALAIKKAKDGGIGTVIMRNSTHYGSSAVHACQALDQGCIGIAYTNAGPEMAPWGGREGVTGTNPWSIAAPSDQGFPTVLDIALTTAGKGMMNWYIREGKKMPLDWAITPEGAETDDPAAALNGPLLGIGGHKGYGLAFMTEALTGVLSGGGFGLTPYADPMKLDVSHSFTAIDISWFMDPDDYAARMGQFVQMAKSRAPRPGFDEILVPGEQEARRTAAKSENGVPIDDLVLADMQALGRELGLNTTLEGLGPYRGATL from the coding sequence ATGTCTCAGCCCATTGCGATGACCAATATCGACCGCAGCGCGTTGCGCCAATTCGTCGCCGAAGGGTTCGAGGCGCTTGGCCTGACCGCCGGGGATGCAGGCATTTTCGCCGATGCGCTGATCTTTTCCGAACTCAGGTTCCATCCCGGTCAGGGCCAGGGCGTCGCCCGGTTGCGGCGCTATCATGACCGGATCAGCAAGGGCGAGGTGAACCCGCGCGCGGGCTGGTCGATTATAAAGGAAGGCCCGGCTCTGGCCCTTGTCGATGCCCATAACGGGATCGGAACCGTGGCCGCCGCCAAAGCCATGGCGCTGGCGATCAAAAAGGCCAAGGACGGCGGGATCGGCACGGTGATTATGCGTAATTCCACCCATTACGGGTCAAGTGCAGTTCACGCCTGTCAGGCGCTGGATCAGGGCTGCATCGGCATCGCCTATACCAATGCAGGCCCCGAAATGGCGCCCTGGGGCGGGCGTGAAGGGGTGACCGGCACCAACCCCTGGTCCATCGCCGCGCCTTCGGATCAGGGGTTTCCCACGGTGCTGGACATCGCGCTGACCACCGCCGGGAAGGGGATGATGAACTGGTATATCCGCGAGGGGAAAAAGATGCCGCTGGACTGGGCGATCACGCCAGAGGGCGCGGAAACGGATGATCCGGCCGCCGCGCTCAACGGTCCGCTTCTGGGGATCGGCGGGCATAAGGGCTATGGGCTGGCCTTCATGACCGAGGCGCTGACCGGGGTGTTGTCGGGTGGCGGTTTCGGGCTGACACCCTATGCCGACCCGATGAAACTGGATGTGTCGCACAGCTTCACCGCCATCGACATCTCATGGTTCATGGACCCCGATGATTATGCCGCGCGGATGGGCCAATTCGTGCAGATGGCCAAAAGCCGCGCGCCGCGCCCGGGCTTTGACGAAATCCTCGTCCCCGGCGAGCAGGAGGCCCGCCGCACCGCCGCCAAATCGGAAAACGGCGTGCCGATTGATGATCTGGTGCTGGCCGATATGCAGGCGCTTGGGCGGGAGCTTGGGCTGAACACCACGCTGGAGGGCCTCGGCCCCTATCGCGGCGCAACCCTGTGA
- a CDS encoding succinylglutamate desuccinylase/aspartoacylase family protein, with product MSTYAEESLSVGTATARPGEMVRGAIPAGDLAGGVKVEIPVLVINGAGAGPTFWVNAAIHGDEPEGPLACMMASRQIDPARLRGAVVMVPCVNPLAFSAAERGNPLDTFTYDMNRIYPGKPDGYFSDRVADAHWQAMKDVADLEISIHSGGAHSFLDKAIFVDERPESVELAKAMGAGWGCIMSNFTKTGSPMAAMNTAGKVGITVELGGRSHTSPERFRYVGTELAKSILNICYHYDMLDGQASYPDPCTKGSQEALLAPASGIFLPEEGVDFLTMMKKGDRIATIVNIFGDPVGELHAPADGMFFGLRALPNVNRGDWCCFFNKVEGPRD from the coding sequence ATGAGCACATATGCAGAGGAAAGCCTGAGCGTCGGCACCGCCACGGCGCGCCCGGGGGAAATGGTCCGCGGCGCAATCCCGGCGGGGGATCTGGCCGGGGGGGTGAAGGTCGAGATCCCGGTTCTGGTGATCAATGGCGCGGGCGCGGGCCCGACCTTCTGGGTCAATGCGGCGATCCATGGGGATGAACCCGAAGGGCCGCTGGCCTGCATGATGGCCAGCAGGCAGATCGACCCGGCCAGGCTGCGCGGGGCGGTTGTGATGGTGCCTTGCGTCAACCCGCTGGCCTTTTCGGCGGCGGAACGGGGCAACCCGCTTGATACGTTCACCTATGACATGAACCGGATTTATCCCGGCAAGCCCGACGGCTATTTCTCGGACCGGGTGGCCGATGCCCATTGGCAGGCAATGAAAGACGTGGCGGATCTGGAAATCTCGATCCATTCCGGCGGGGCGCATTCCTTCCTCGACAAGGCGATCTTTGTGGATGAACGGCCCGAAAGTGTCGAACTGGCGAAAGCCATGGGCGCGGGCTGGGGCTGCATCATGTCGAATTTCACCAAAACCGGCAGCCCGATGGCGGCGATGAACACCGCCGGCAAGGTGGGGATCACCGTGGAACTTGGCGGGCGGTCCCATACCTCGCCCGAGCGGTTTCGTTATGTGGGGACGGAACTGGCCAAATCCATTCTGAACATCTGTTACCATTACGACATGCTGGATGGGCAGGCGAGTTATCCCGACCCCTGCACCAAGGGCAGCCAGGAGGCGCTTCTGGCGCCTGCCTCGGGCATCTTCCTGCCCGAAGAGGGCGTGGATTTCCTGACCATGATGAAGAAGGGCGACAGGATTGCCACGATCGTCAATATCTTCGGTGATCCGGTGGGGGAATTGCATGCCCCCGCCGATGGGATGTTCTTTGGCCTGCGCGCGCTGCCCAATGTGAACCGGGGTGACTGGTGCTGTTTCTTCAACAAGGTGGAGGGGCCGCGTGACTGA
- a CDS encoding DUF4438 domain-containing protein: MPSLTTNETSLVEMAVAGVITTPAVRPGQYIPHPDGRATVLPGMYGITYNVRCGDRAFGWAGDHVEPGVSIDDDANSGRHHALHYLNCIGNEALVTSGMAAGARGIVVGEHARILVQFAPEAHAVMAPGDRIQVTALGQGLALTDYPGIALKKMSPRLFHAMGIAEVAPGRLHVNVAMELPIRIMGSGAELNSEYVDQDLMSGDRTLMAELGIDKMRLGDLIAIRHADHHWGRSYRKGAVSICLCIHGDSVMTGHGPGILTLMTARAGEIDFTIDPAANLATLLDLGD, from the coding sequence ATGCCAAGCCTGACCACCAATGAAACCAGCCTGGTCGAGATGGCCGTTGCCGGCGTGATCACCACACCGGCGGTGCGGCCGGGCCAGTATATTCCCCATCCCGACGGGCGCGCGACGGTTCTGCCGGGCATGTATGGCATCACCTATAATGTGCGCTGCGGCGACCGCGCCTTTGGCTGGGCGGGCGACCATGTGGAACCGGGCGTGTCGATTGATGATGATGCCAATTCCGGCCGGCATCACGCGCTGCATTACCTCAACTGCATCGGCAATGAGGCGCTGGTCACAAGCGGGATGGCCGCAGGCGCACGCGGCATCGTGGTGGGGGAACATGCCCGCATTCTGGTGCAGTTCGCGCCCGAGGCCCATGCGGTGATGGCCCCGGGCGACCGCATTCAGGTGACGGCTCTGGGCCAGGGTCTGGCGCTGACCGATTACCCCGGTATCGCCCTGAAAAAGATGAGCCCACGCCTGTTTCACGCCATGGGTATCGCCGAGGTCGCGCCGGGCCGGCTGCATGTGAATGTCGCGATGGAACTGCCGATCCGCATCATGGGATCGGGTGCGGAACTGAACTCGGAATATGTGGATCAGGACCTGATGTCGGGCGACCGGACGCTGATGGCAGAGCTGGGCATCGACAAGATGCGCCTTGGCGATCTGATCGCCATCCGCCACGCGGATCATCACTGGGGCCGGTCCTACCGAAAGGGGGCCGTTTCGATCTGTCTGTGCATCCATGGCGACAGCGTGATGACCGGCCATGGCCCGGGGATACTGACGCTGATGACAGCGCGGGCGGGGGAAATCGACTTCACAATCGACCCCGCCGCAAACCTTGCCACCCTGCTTGACCTTGGAGACTGA
- a CDS encoding DUF4438 domain-containing protein, whose product MPIQTNAADIVTVSVMGQVANPALSGLPAEPYRLTADGTPFLWPTFGGIVYNVTVGDSAFGWSGDCIHPSVSIAHPDANKNRGLNVFACVGNEAMITSGAAKGARGVVTGKSGRFSDQVIIHFDQETRRRIAVDDQILVKSEGVGLALPDMPDVAFKSLSPALFDLLPKRVEDGVLKIGICAIVPPHFVGAGAGLTSEGGSLHIQSSDRAELAKHGLDTLRLGDLVAIQDADSRYNHGYLRGAMSIGIVGQTDGPRAGYGPGMTVVMTAPAGQLGCFDAPGTNIADLLEISA is encoded by the coding sequence ATGCCCATCCAAACCAACGCCGCCGATATCGTCACCGTCTCGGTCATGGGCCAGGTCGCGAACCCGGCCCTGTCCGGTCTGCCCGCCGAACCCTATCGTCTGACAGCAGATGGCACGCCCTTTCTGTGGCCCACATTCGGCGGCATCGTCTATAATGTCACCGTCGGCGACAGCGCCTTTGGCTGGTCGGGCGATTGCATCCACCCCTCGGTCAGCATCGCCCATCCCGATGCCAACAAGAACCGGGGGCTGAATGTCTTTGCCTGTGTCGGCAATGAGGCCATGATCACCAGCGGGGCCGCAAAAGGCGCGCGCGGGGTGGTGACCGGCAAATCGGGCCGGTTTTCCGATCAGGTGATCATCCATTTCGATCAGGAGACCCGGCGCAGGATCGCCGTCGATGACCAGATTCTGGTGAAAAGCGAAGGCGTCGGTCTGGCCCTGCCCGACATGCCGGATGTGGCGTTCAAATCGCTCTCCCCTGCCCTGTTCGATCTGTTGCCCAAACGGGTTGAGGACGGGGTGCTGAAGATCGGCATCTGTGCAATTGTCCCGCCGCATTTTGTCGGCGCCGGGGCCGGCCTGACATCCGAAGGCGGGTCACTCCATATCCAGTCCAGTGACCGGGCGGAACTTGCAAAACACGGGCTCGACACGTTGCGGCTTGGCGATCTGGTGGCGATCCAGGATGCCGACAGCCGCTATAATCACGGCTATCTCAGGGGTGCGATGAGCATCGGGATTGTCGGGCAGACCGACGGCCCGCGCGCGGGCTATGGCCCCGGCATGACCGTGGTGATGACGGCCCCCGCGGGCCAGCTTGGCTGTTTTGACGCGCCGGGCACGAATATCGCCGATCTGCTGGAGATCTCCGCCTGA
- a CDS encoding polysaccharide deacetylase family protein, producing the protein MTEPAKGTLRDAPVIRSRDLTGYGANPPDIRWPNGAGLAVNFVLNVEEGSEYSIGDGDGRSETALSEVRASRVPVGDRDLAAESMYEYGSRVGFWRLYRLFRSRGLPLTVFACALALERAPGIAAAIAATDWDICAHGWRWIEHYHLDPDTEAEHIAKAHASLTRTLGRSPRGWYCRYSASTATRGLVVAHGGYEYDSDAYNDDLPYWTDVAGAPHLVVPYSMVTNDTRFLSGDVFSADAYARFLIDSFDILLAEAENMPRMMSVGLHPRIIGHPGRLAGLIRFMDHIAGRADVWVCGRDQIADFWRQAVPPGQGG; encoded by the coding sequence GTGACTGAGCCCGCCAAGGGAACGCTGCGAGACGCGCCGGTGATCCGGTCGCGCGATCTGACCGGGTACGGGGCCAACCCGCCCGATATCCGCTGGCCGAACGGGGCCGGGCTTGCAGTGAACTTCGTGCTGAATGTCGAGGAAGGATCGGAATATTCCATCGGCGACGGCGATGGCCGGTCTGAAACCGCGCTCAGCGAGGTGCGCGCCAGCCGGGTGCCGGTGGGGGATCGGGATCTGGCGGCGGAAAGCATGTATGAATACGGCTCCCGCGTGGGGTTCTGGCGGCTTTATCGCCTGTTCCGGTCGCGGGGCCTTCCGCTGACGGTGTTTGCCTGCGCATTGGCGCTTGAACGCGCGCCCGGGATCGCCGCCGCGATTGCCGCCACCGACTGGGATATCTGCGCCCATGGCTGGCGCTGGATCGAACATTACCATCTGGATCCCGACACCGAGGCTGAACATATCGCAAAGGCCCATGCCAGCCTGACCCGGACCCTGGGCCGTTCGCCACGGGGCTGGTATTGCCGCTATTCCGCCTCCACCGCCACGCGCGGTCTGGTGGTGGCCCATGGCGGGTATGAGTATGACAGCGACGCCTATAATGATGATCTGCCCTATTGGACCGATGTCGCAGGTGCCCCGCATCTGGTGGTGCCCTATTCCATGGTCACCAATGACACCAGGTTTCTGTCGGGCGATGTGTTTTCCGCCGATGCCTATGCCCGGTTTCTGATCGACAGTTTCGACATTCTGCTGGCCGAGGCGGAAAACATGCCGCGAATGATGTCAGTGGGGTTGCATCCGCGGATCATCGGCCATCCGGGGCGGCTGGCGGGGCTGATCCGGTTCATGGATCATATCGCCGGGCGGGCGGATGTCTGGGTCTGCGGGCGCGATCAGATCGCGGATTTCTGGCGTCAGGCCGTGCCGCCGGGGCAGGGCGGATGA
- a CDS encoding dihydrodipicolinate synthase family protein has translation MTPRKTELFVPTITPFAADLSVDTKRFVAHARALIAGGAHGLAPFGTTSEANSLSVAERTAALEALIAGGISPSQLIPGTGCCAAGDTITLSAHATRLGCRGVLMLPPFFYKGVGDAGVFDAYAQVIEAVGPDLRIYLYHIPQMSGVPITLPLIERLIAAYPGAIAGLKDSSGDWDNTASVIAAFPQIDTYSASESLIPENVAAGGAGCISASSNVNPRGIRALIDALDGPDQAACHDQVSQVRGIFEGLPLIPSIKAAVALQAGDPGLARVRPPFTASGPDHADAIAKAVRIAGDQTPP, from the coding sequence ATGACCCCCCGCAAGACTGAGCTGTTTGTTCCCACCATCACACCGTTCGCCGCTGATCTGTCTGTCGATACGAAGCGGTTCGTGGCCCATGCCCGCGCCCTGATCGCAGGCGGAGCCCATGGGCTGGCGCCATTCGGCACCACCAGCGAGGCGAATTCCCTGTCTGTGGCGGAACGGACAGCCGCGCTTGAGGCGCTGATCGCGGGCGGGATCTCTCCGTCTCAACTGATCCCCGGAACCGGATGCTGCGCGGCGGGCGATACAATCACCCTCTCGGCCCATGCGACCAGGCTGGGGTGCCGGGGGGTTCTGATGTTGCCGCCATTCTTCTATAAGGGTGTCGGCGATGCGGGCGTGTTTGACGCCTATGCGCAGGTGATCGAGGCGGTCGGCCCCGATCTGCGCATCTATCTGTACCATATCCCGCAAATGTCCGGCGTGCCGATCACCCTGCCACTGATCGAGCGGTTGATCGCCGCCTATCCGGGTGCCATTGCCGGTCTGAAAGACAGTTCGGGCGATTGGGACAATACGGCGTCGGTGATCGCGGCCTTCCCGCAGATTGACACCTATTCCGCCTCGGAATCCCTGATCCCGGAAAACGTGGCCGCGGGCGGTGCGGGCTGCATCAGTGCCAGCTCGAATGTGAACCCAAGGGGCATCCGCGCGTTGATCGACGCGCTGGACGGCCCGGATCAAGCCGCCTGCCATGATCAGGTCAGTCAGGTTCGCGGGATATTCGAAGGCCTGCCGCTGATCCCGTCGATCAAGGCGGCGGTGGCGCTTCAGGCGGGCGATCCCGGCCTGGCCCGTGTGCGCCCGCCCTTCACGGCCTCCGGGCCGGACCATGCGGATGCCATTGCCAAGGCCGTGCGCATCGCCGGCGACCAGACCCCGCCATGA
- a CDS encoding pyridoxal phosphate-dependent aminotransferase, translating to MTSPNAARLAKRVKLSDGGLITRMLDISEGLEDVIKLGRGDPDLDTPDHIIRAGQAALANGATHYTHPLGILPLREAIAGNIRAYGGAEYAADEIMITPGGQQGMFIIALSLLDPGDEIIVPCPGYNPYGQAAEMSDAVTVPIPMTMETNFTLTAEMIAPHITDRSKILVLINPNNPTGSVTPPDEVRRIAELAVKHDLIVISDEIYARLTYGNNTVLPVASLPGMKERTITLSGFSKAYAMTGWRIGYLAGPRDLIMPMSEVNHAFAISTAAVSQHAALAAMTGSQDCVEEMRKTYDGRRRAICEGLDAMGMGYAEPQGAFYVYANVASLGLGITAGAFCERLLAEGRVMMYPGRIYGDHTDDFVRMSMTQPVDRIRTAMKRMADVVARFREDARAVAS from the coding sequence ATGACATCACCAAACGCCGCGCGTCTGGCCAAACGGGTCAAACTGTCTGACGGGGGGCTGATCACGCGGATGCTCGATATCTCCGAGGGGCTGGAGGATGTAATCAAGCTGGGCCGGGGCGACCCGGATCTGGACACGCCCGACCATATCATCAGGGCGGGGCAGGCGGCGCTGGCCAATGGCGCCACCCATTACACCCATCCGCTTGGCATCCTGCCCCTGCGGGAGGCGATTGCCGGGAATATCCGCGCCTATGGCGGGGCGGAGTATGCCGCCGATGAAATCATGATCACCCCCGGCGGGCAGCAGGGCATGTTCATCATCGCCCTGTCGCTTCTGGACCCGGGGGATGAGATCATCGTGCCATGCCCGGGCTATAACCCCTATGGTCAGGCGGCCGAGATGTCGGATGCGGTGACTGTGCCGATCCCGATGACGATGGAGACGAATTTCACCCTGACCGCCGAGATGATCGCGCCGCATATCACCGACCGGTCGAAGATCCTTGTTCTGATCAATCCCAACAATCCGACCGGGTCCGTCACACCGCCTGACGAGGTGCGCCGGATTGCCGAGCTTGCAGTCAAACACGACCTGATCGTGATTTCCGACGAGATCTATGCCCGCCTGACCTATGGCAACAACACGGTGCTGCCGGTGGCTTCCCTGCCGGGGATGAAGGAGCGGACGATCACGCTTTCCGGGTTTTCCAAGGCCTATGCGATGACCGGCTGGCGGATCGGCTATCTGGCCGGTCCGCGCGATCTGATCATGCCGATGTCCGAGGTCAATCATGCCTTTGCCATCTCCACCGCGGCGGTCAGCCAGCACGCGGCCCTTGCGGCGATGACCGGCTCGCAGGACTGCGTGGAAGAGATGCGCAAGACCTATGATGGCCGCCGCCGTGCGATCTGCGAGGGGCTGGATGCGATGGGCATGGGCTATGCCGAACCGCAGGGTGCGTTCTATGTCTATGCCAATGTCGCCAGTCTGGGCCTGGGCATCACCGCAGGCGCGTTTTGCGAACGGCTTTTGGCCGAGGGCCGGGTGATGATGTATCCGGGCAGGATTTACGGTGATCACACCGATGATTTCGTGCGCATGTCGATGACCCAGCCCGTGGACCGGATCAGAACCGCGATGAAACGGATGGCAGATGTGGTGGCGCGGTTTCGTGAAGATGCCCGCGCCGTGGCCAGTTGA